Proteins found in one Rhodobacter capsulatus SB 1003 genomic segment:
- the mraY gene encoding phospho-N-acetylmuramoyl-pentapeptide-transferase, whose product MLYWLANLSDGGDFFNLFRYITFRAGGAFFTALIFGFLFGRPLIDMLRRKQGKGQPIRNDGPATHFAKAGTPTMGGLLILSALLFATLLWARLDNGYVWIVLGVTYGYAAIGFADDYAKVTKQNVKGVSGRTRMALGLALAALAAVFAALMHPPELTNMLALPVFKDVLINLGIFFVPFAMFVIVGAANAVNLTDGLDGLAIMPVMIAAGTLGGIAYVVGRADFTQYLGVNFVPGTGELFVFTAALIGGGLGFLWYNAPPAAVFMGDTGSLALGGALGAIAVCTKHELVLGVVGGLFVVEALSVIIQVAYFKATGKRVFLMAPIHHHFEKKGWAEPQIVIRFWIVSLVLALIGLATLKIR is encoded by the coding sequence ATGCTTTACTGGCTTGCGAACCTTTCGGACGGGGGCGATTTCTTCAACCTCTTCCGCTACATCACCTTCCGCGCCGGTGGGGCCTTCTTCACCGCGCTGATCTTCGGCTTCCTGTTCGGGCGGCCCCTGATCGACATGCTGCGCCGCAAGCAGGGCAAGGGCCAGCCGATCCGCAACGACGGCCCCGCCACCCATTTCGCCAAGGCGGGCACGCCGACGATGGGGGGCTTGCTGATCCTCTCGGCGCTCTTGTTCGCGACGCTGCTTTGGGCGCGGCTTGACAATGGCTATGTCTGGATCGTGCTGGGCGTCACCTATGGCTATGCCGCGATCGGCTTTGCCGATGATTACGCCAAGGTGACGAAACAGAACGTCAAGGGCGTCTCGGGGCGCACGCGCATGGCGCTGGGCCTCGCGCTGGCGGCGCTGGCGGCGGTCTTTGCCGCGCTGATGCATCCGCCGGAACTGACCAACATGCTGGCGCTGCCGGTCTTCAAGGACGTGCTGATCAACCTTGGCATCTTCTTCGTGCCCTTCGCCATGTTCGTGATCGTCGGCGCCGCCAATGCGGTGAACCTGACCGACGGGCTGGACGGTCTGGCGATCATGCCGGTGATGATCGCGGCCGGAACGCTGGGCGGCATCGCCTATGTGGTGGGCCGGGCCGACTTCACGCAATATCTGGGCGTCAATTTCGTGCCCGGCACCGGGGAGCTGTTCGTCTTCACGGCCGCGCTGATCGGCGGGGGCCTGGGCTTTCTGTGGTACAACGCCCCCCCCGCGGCGGTGTTCATGGGCGATACCGGCAGCCTTGCCCTTGGCGGCGCCCTGGGCGCCATCGCCGTCTGCACCAAACACGAGCTTGTTCTGGGCGTCGTCGGCGGGCTTTTCGTCGTCGAGGCGCTCTCGGTCATCATTCAGGTGGCTTACTTCAAGGCCACCGGCAAACGGGTGTTCCTGATGGCACCCATCCACCACCACTTCGAGAAGAAGGGCTGGGCCGAACCGCAGATCGTGATCCGCTTCTGGATCGTCTCGCTTGTTCTTGCGCTGATAGGCCTTGCCACGCTGAAGATCCGCTGA
- the murD gene encoding UDP-N-acetylmuramoyl-L-alanine--D-glutamate ligase, with protein sequence MIPVQGYEGARVAVLGLGRSGLATAAALRAGGAEPVLWDDSPEARAKAEAAGYACTDLTRAGAFEGIAALITSPGIPHLYPRPNPVIAAAMAAGVPVDNDIGLFFRSWATAGWDDFDVTPRTVCITGSNGKSTTTALIHHILKHAGRATQMAGNIGRGVLDLDPPEDGEVVVLELSSYQTDLARALTPDIAVFTNLSPDHMDRHSGMGGYFAAKRRLFAEGAPDRAVIGVDEPEGVYLANQMAMGATDDRVIRVSSAKKLGDFGWSVFARKGFLAEWRKGRQVASIDLRGVKALPGAHNHQNACAAYAACRSLGLAPKLIEEAFHSFGGLPHRSQTIAEKRGVRYVNDSKATNVDSAAKALEAFSNIRWIVGGMGKEGGVSALKPLLGSVKKTYFIGHSGRDFALELAPLEHEICETMERAVARAAEEAEPGDTVLLAPAAASFDQYPNFEKRGEHFTALAQALPD encoded by the coding sequence ATGATACCGGTTCAGGGATATGAGGGTGCGCGCGTCGCGGTGCTGGGGCTCGGGCGCTCGGGTCTGGCCACGGCGGCGGCATTGCGGGCAGGGGGCGCCGAGCCCGTGCTTTGGGACGACAGCCCCGAGGCCCGCGCCAAGGCCGAGGCCGCGGGCTACGCCTGCACCGATCTGACCCGGGCGGGCGCCTTTGAGGGCATCGCCGCCCTGATCACCTCACCCGGCATTCCGCATCTTTATCCCCGCCCCAATCCGGTCATCGCCGCGGCGATGGCGGCAGGCGTGCCGGTCGACAATGACATCGGGCTTTTCTTCCGCTCCTGGGCGACGGCGGGCTGGGATGATTTCGACGTCACGCCGCGCACCGTCTGCATCACCGGCTCGAACGGCAAATCGACGACGACGGCGCTGATCCACCATATCCTGAAACATGCGGGGCGCGCCACCCAGATGGCGGGCAATATCGGCCGCGGTGTCCTTGACCTTGATCCGCCCGAGGATGGCGAGGTGGTGGTGCTGGAACTGTCGAGCTACCAGACCGATCTGGCCCGCGCGCTGACCCCCGACATCGCGGTTTTCACCAATCTTTCGCCCGACCACATGGACCGCCATTCCGGCATGGGGGGCTATTTCGCCGCCAAGCGTCGGCTGTTTGCCGAAGGCGCACCCGACCGCGCGGTGATCGGCGTCGATGAGCCCGAGGGGGTCTATCTGGCCAATCAGATGGCGATGGGGGCCACGGACGATCGGGTGATCCGCGTCTCTTCGGCGAAGAAACTGGGCGATTTCGGCTGGTCGGTCTTTGCGCGCAAGGGCTTTCTGGCGGAATGGCGCAAGGGGCGGCAGGTCGCCTCGATCGATCTGCGCGGCGTCAAGGCGCTGCCCGGGGCGCATAACCACCAGAACGCCTGTGCCGCCTATGCCGCCTGCCGCAGCCTCGGCCTGGCGCCGAAGCTGATCGAGGAGGCCTTTCACAGTTTCGGCGGGCTGCCGCACCGCAGCCAGACCATCGCGGAAAAGCGCGGCGTGCGCTATGTGAACGACAGCAAGGCCACCAATGTCGACAGCGCGGCCAAGGCGCTGGAGGCGTTTTCGAACATCCGCTGGATCGTCGGCGGCATGGGCAAGGAAGGTGGCGTCAGCGCGCTCAAGCCGCTTCTGGGCTCGGTGAAGAAGACCTATTTCATCGGCCATTCGGGGCGCGATTTCGCGCTGGAACTGGCGCCGCTCGAACACGAGATCTGCGAGACGATGGAACGCGCCGTGGCCCGCGCCGCAGAGGAGGCAGAGCCGGGCGATACCGTGCTTCTGGCGCCCGCGGCGGCCTCGTTCGACCAGTATCCGAATTTCGAAAAGCGCGGCGAGCATTTCACCGCGCTGGCGCAGGCGCTGCCCGACTGA
- a CDS encoding GFA family protein codes for MTEWTGRCSCGQLRYHLTAAPMITHACHCSWCQRETGTAFALNTLIETDRLQVTGQVDYVLTPSASGKGQEIARCPSCRVAVFSHYAGAGRALAFVRVGTLDSPAACPPDVHIFTATKQPWVVFPEGAQVFEEYYKSAEVWTPEALERRRAALAQAG; via the coding sequence ATGACCGAATGGACGGGCCGTTGCAGCTGCGGGCAGCTGCGCTACCACCTGACCGCGGCGCCGATGATCACCCATGCCTGCCATTGCAGCTGGTGCCAGCGCGAGACCGGCACCGCCTTTGCGCTCAATACGCTGATCGAGACCGACCGGCTGCAGGTGACGGGGCAGGTTGACTATGTGCTGACCCCTTCGGCTTCGGGCAAGGGGCAGGAAATCGCGCGCTGCCCCAGCTGCCGCGTCGCCGTCTTCAGCCATTATGCCGGGGCAGGGCGGGCGCTGGCCTTTGTCCGCGTCGGCACGCTGGACAGCCCCGCCGCCTGTCCGCCCGATGTGCATATCTTCACCGCGACGAAACAGCCCTGGGTGGTTTTTCCCGAAGGGGCGCAGGTGTTCGAAGAATATTACAAAAGCGCCGAGGTCTGGACGCCCGAGGCGCTGGAGCGCCGCCGCGCGGCCTTGGCGCAGGCGGGCTGA
- the purM gene encoding phosphoribosylformylglycinamidine cyclo-ligase: MTERKTGLTYADAGVDIDAGNALVERIKPAAKRTGRPGTVSGLGGFGALFDLKAAGYTDPILVAATDGVGTKLRIAIDTGVVDTIGIDLVAMCVNDLVCQGAEPLFFLDYFATGKLEVAQAATIIEGIAEGCAQSGCALIGGETAEMPGMYAKEDFDLAGFAVGAMERGADLPAGVVAGDVLLGLGSNGVHSNGYSFVRKVVELSGLGWDAASPFSDGTLGQALLAPTRLYVKQALAAIRAGGVHALAHITGGGLTENLPRVLPEGLGATIDLSSWPLPPVFRWLAETANMAEPELLKTFNCGIGMICVVSADRAAALQALLEAAGESVTVIGTVTEGQGVAYTGKLL; the protein is encoded by the coding sequence ATGACCGAGCGCAAGACTGGCCTGACCTATGCCGATGCAGGCGTGGATATCGACGCGGGCAATGCGCTCGTCGAACGGATCAAACCGGCGGCGAAACGCACGGGCCGCCCCGGCACCGTGTCCGGGCTGGGCGGCTTCGGCGCGCTGTTTGATCTGAAAGCCGCGGGCTACACTGACCCGATCCTGGTGGCCGCGACCGATGGTGTCGGCACGAAACTGCGCATCGCCATCGACACCGGTGTGGTCGACACGATCGGCATCGACCTGGTTGCCATGTGCGTGAACGATCTGGTCTGCCAGGGCGCCGAGCCCTTGTTCTTCCTGGATTATTTCGCCACCGGCAAGCTGGAGGTCGCACAGGCCGCCACCATCATCGAAGGCATCGCCGAGGGCTGCGCGCAATCGGGCTGTGCGCTGATCGGCGGCGAGACCGCCGAGATGCCGGGCATGTACGCGAAAGAGGATTTCGATCTGGCGGGCTTTGCCGTCGGCGCGATGGAGCGCGGCGCCGATCTGCCCGCGGGCGTGGTCGCGGGGGATGTGCTTCTGGGCCTTGGCTCGAACGGGGTGCATTCGAACGGCTACAGCTTCGTGCGCAAGGTGGTCGAGCTTTCGGGCCTTGGTTGGGACGCGGCTTCGCCCTTCAGTGACGGCACGCTTGGTCAGGCGCTGCTGGCACCGACCCGGCTTTACGTGAAACAGGCGCTGGCCGCGATCCGCGCGGGGGGCGTGCATGCGCTGGCCCATATCACCGGCGGCGGGCTGACGGAAAACCTGCCGCGCGTGCTGCCGGAGGGTCTGGGCGCGACGATCGACCTTTCTTCCTGGCCGCTGCCGCCGGTCTTCCGCTGGCTGGCCGAGACCGCAAACATGGCCGAGCCGGAACTGCTCAAGACCTTCAACTGCGGCATCGGCATGATCTGCGTCGTCTCGGCCGACCGGGCTGCGGCGCTGCAAGCGCTTCTGGAAGCCGCGGGCGAGAGCGTCACCGTGATCGGCACCGTGACCGAGGGGCAGGGCGTCGCCTATACGGGCAAGCTGTTGTGA
- the purN gene encoding phosphoribosylglycinamide formyltransferase: protein MTTRVAILISGSGSNMIRLVEDMQGLGHATPVLVASNDPAAAGIDRAARLGVATAVIDHRPFGKDRAAFEAELLKPVLAAEPDVLCLAGFMRVLTPDFVRRFEGRMLNIHPSLLPKYPGLHTHQRAIEAGDAEAGCTVHEVTPVLDDGPILGQARVPVEPGDTAETLAARVLVQEHKLYPAVLRRFVTGNRSRLDL from the coding sequence GTGACCACCCGCGTCGCGATCCTGATTTCGGGCAGCGGGTCGAACATGATCCGTCTGGTCGAGGACATGCAGGGCCTGGGCCATGCGACGCCGGTTCTGGTCGCCTCGAACGATCCCGCGGCGGCGGGGATCGACCGCGCCGCGCGGCTGGGGGTGGCGACGGCGGTGATCGACCATCGCCCCTTCGGCAAGGATCGCGCGGCGTTTGAGGCGGAGCTGCTGAAGCCGGTCCTGGCGGCCGAGCCCGATGTTCTGTGTCTGGCGGGCTTCATGCGGGTGCTGACGCCCGATTTCGTGAGGCGGTTCGAGGGGCGGATGCTGAACATCCATCCCTCGCTTTTGCCGAAATATCCGGGGCTGCACACGCATCAGCGCGCGATCGAGGCGGGCGATGCCGAGGCGGGTTGCACCGTGCACGAGGTGACGCCGGTTCTGGATGACGGCCCGATCCTCGGTCAGGCGCGGGTGCCGGTTGAACCCGGCGATACCGCGGAAACGCTGGCCGCCCGGGTTCTGGTGCAGGAACACAAGCTTTACCCCGCCGTGCTGCGCCGCTTCGTGACCGGCAACCGCAGCCGTCTGGATCTGTGA